A single region of the Rhizobium grahamii genome encodes:
- a CDS encoding nitroreductase: MHTNSRWDESNFDRVTIVDQIMTERRAKRGFLSTPVPTETVADILNAARFAPSSSNTQPWRCYVLKGSARERITTRAVENFRAGPEKLAPEYPFFPQPLPDPFISRFNLFRGQLGDAVGVPRSDRYGRLKDVERQFRFFGAPVGMIFTMDRKLEWASFICYGCFLQNLMLAARARGLDTCAQQIWSLQHHLLREELGFPESDMVIAGMSLGWADDSLPENNMMNHKLAIEDFVEFVG; encoded by the coding sequence ATGCACACCAATTCGAGATGGGACGAATCCAATTTTGACCGAGTAACCATTGTCGACCAGATCATGACGGAAAGGCGGGCCAAGCGAGGCTTTCTAAGTACTCCGGTTCCCACGGAGACGGTGGCGGATATTCTCAACGCAGCCCGTTTCGCTCCGAGCTCGAGCAATACGCAACCATGGCGATGCTATGTACTCAAGGGCAGTGCGCGCGAGCGGATCACAACGAGAGCGGTCGAAAACTTTCGTGCCGGGCCGGAAAAGCTGGCACCGGAGTACCCGTTTTTCCCGCAGCCGCTGCCTGATCCGTTCATCAGCCGCTTCAATCTTTTTCGCGGCCAGCTTGGTGATGCTGTCGGCGTCCCTCGGAGCGACAGATACGGCAGACTGAAGGACGTCGAACGGCAGTTCAGGTTCTTTGGAGCGCCCGTCGGTATGATCTTCACGATGGACAGGAAGCTCGAATGGGCGAGCTTCATCTGCTACGGGTGCTTCCTGCAAAATCTGATGCTTGCAGCCAGAGCAAGGGGATTGGATACATGCGCCCAGCAGATTTGGTCACTACAGCACCATTTGCTGCGCGAGGAGCTCGGATTTCCGGAGTCGGACATGGTGATAGCAGGCATGTCTTTGGGCTGGGCGGATGATAGCCTTCCCGAAAACAACATGATGAACCACAAGTTGGCGATCGAAGACTTCGTTGAATTCGTCGGCTGA
- a CDS encoding trifunctional serine/threonine-protein kinase/ATP-binding protein/sensor histidine kinase: MSPIHTAAQSDLTTEADLAFAASIAAAILSDAPVIAEKLHSEADRVWYRVSGSGGQAVLVQAAVSDPSGKWAELLTREFDLLSGFAQSPAILHPLHVSVGAQRIGIAFQDPGGVPLVGVFRTPDWERRSAERKLEVAYHVARALRLVHESGLIHGDVRPDNCFLKTSGEIALAGFGRAGRAHPETASLPAFPLAAPAYMSPEETGRTNRQPDQRSDLYSLGVTLFELLTNTLPFAASDPLEWAHRHLTARPPKPSARSERLPEQVDAILLKLLEKDPDHRYQSARAVESDLRRCLVEWASGGKVDRFPVARGDLFRHSGHEATLYGRDIARQLLLNSAERVAACGDSELVLVTGQAGIGKSSLVAGIQQTLIGRGFLFAEGKFDQNRWDTPYATIVQAFRGLVRQLLAKDEPALDEWRANFARALGDNAGSIIDLVPELAHVIGHQPTVMAAELTTAAVRFKHVFKAFLSVFATAEHPLVIFVDDLQWLDPATLDLIHVLATENELKHTLIVIAYRDDEIDSTHSLATVLPSVRQMPRRVTEIRLERLSPTDLVRLLANVFSCAPDRVATLAAIVGEKTGGNPFFALQFIRKLAADGVLTFHPETSEWDWNEEEVTGRNVTQNVAQLLSLQLDGLPENTKTALGILSLLGNTTDTDTAALTLGISTDELGPILRPATEAGMVRISSGSISFIHDEIQKAAYLSIGGSERIREHLRIGRLLLARTDATSLDEKIYEIAGHFDKALGSLSNNERLSVANVFLAAGERAKQASAYTSAQSYFEKGLTVLDRNTEEMHALSFRLCLGLAECDIVTGNLSSAEERLGALMKRTIVFADRAEVICLTVLLLFTTGRNVEAVEAGVGFLVDAGIAWPPQPNHADVVSEFEELHRQLLERPIEELAGSPEMTDQHIMSCMAVMTEVFPAAYAVDRRLMEFLLLRMTVLSLQHGLCDSSSVAFSALNMALGVQFGDYATAYKFGELSRRLVDQGRAGRYKARVYSLFAGFAVPWIKPLSYSAPLTEEAFRISTATGDLAFAAYNARNHITHDIMSGKPLSEVQERAESALAFARTVELGLPQENFFSQARFIRKLRGIAADGSADVDGWAIGQVDPQPGAAMMICYHWVFRLVEHYLAEDFTAAREAASHIEPIKWAMRSSIEEAEFEFYAGLNSSALAVRDVIPAGRREQHLEELRRRHARLATWATGCQETFACREALLAAEVAKLEGRGAEAQTLYEKAIRTARANGFLQVDAIASELAGRYYVTQGLDIPAEAYLKRAREAFSRWGAAAKVRLLDFSFINLTDRASLPQSHASLTLPVASLDIDAVGKASRVLSSETVLASLVEKLMKLVVQHSGAERGVLMLLSGNELFIEATAATRESEIDVKQDRRLPTGSELPTSVLQYVLRTQSPVALHDVAVGIFDPADEYFQANQPRSILCVPVFNATDLIGLLYVENNVVSDVFSEDRTSVLGFLASQAGIWLGNARLYSELQRSETWLREAQRLSRTGSFYWSDELDKLECSEEIHRILRLPRDHVLTIGGLGALVHPAERSDFIQLVDGARDFGADIDRQFKLQLHDGSTRDVRLVTRSGYDANGGRRHLGSLQDVSEMQRTQDVLARISAELAHVSRTATLGVLAASIAHEVSQPLLGVVANAETCQIMLNSDPPDLDGARRTAARSLRDGNRAAETIRRLRSLFGSRSPTIESFDLNDVIREVLTLAGNELQANDILVHTSFKRGLPSASGDRVQVQQVVLNILLNAVDAVQGLPGGRRSISISTRPYGDDEVRIDITDNGCGIDADDSERLFEAFYTTKSNGMGVGLSVSKAIVDSVGGQIWAAADSGGGATFSFTLKRASSSGDKRSSSEANGSRPDRNA, translated from the coding sequence ATGTCGCCGATCCATACAGCAGCACAATCCGATCTGACGACCGAAGCGGACCTAGCATTCGCCGCCTCGATCGCAGCTGCCATACTTAGCGATGCTCCTGTCATAGCCGAAAAACTCCATTCCGAAGCTGACCGAGTTTGGTATCGAGTAAGCGGATCGGGCGGCCAAGCCGTACTCGTTCAAGCTGCCGTCAGTGACCCCTCTGGAAAGTGGGCGGAATTGCTTACTCGCGAGTTCGATCTCCTGAGTGGCTTTGCGCAGAGCCCGGCCATACTACATCCGCTCCACGTGAGTGTAGGTGCTCAGCGGATCGGAATTGCCTTCCAAGACCCGGGCGGAGTTCCCTTGGTCGGCGTCTTTCGAACTCCCGACTGGGAACGTCGCTCCGCCGAACGAAAGCTCGAGGTCGCTTACCACGTCGCCAGGGCATTGCGGCTCGTTCACGAGAGCGGATTGATCCACGGGGACGTAAGACCCGACAACTGTTTTCTGAAGACGTCGGGGGAGATTGCCTTGGCAGGTTTCGGCCGCGCGGGCCGGGCTCACCCTGAGACCGCCTCCTTGCCGGCATTCCCACTGGCAGCGCCAGCCTACATGTCCCCAGAGGAGACGGGACGGACCAATCGCCAACCCGATCAACGCAGCGATCTCTACAGCCTTGGCGTAACGCTCTTCGAGCTATTGACAAACACCCTGCCCTTCGCGGCCTCGGATCCGCTGGAATGGGCGCATCGCCACCTGACCGCCCGTCCCCCAAAGCCCAGTGCGAGATCGGAGCGGTTGCCGGAGCAGGTGGACGCTATTCTGCTCAAGTTGCTAGAGAAGGATCCCGACCACCGATATCAGTCTGCCCGTGCAGTGGAGAGCGATCTTCGACGCTGCTTGGTCGAATGGGCCTCCGGAGGAAAGGTTGACCGCTTTCCAGTTGCCCGTGGCGACCTGTTCAGACATTCGGGTCACGAGGCAACGTTGTACGGACGCGATATCGCTCGACAACTTCTCCTGAACTCGGCCGAGCGCGTGGCGGCATGTGGAGATAGCGAACTCGTTCTCGTGACGGGGCAAGCAGGCATCGGCAAATCGTCTCTAGTGGCCGGTATTCAGCAGACCCTTATCGGCCGCGGCTTCCTTTTCGCCGAAGGTAAATTCGACCAGAATAGATGGGACACCCCCTATGCCACAATTGTTCAGGCATTTCGGGGGCTGGTCCGACAACTGCTGGCGAAGGATGAACCAGCGCTTGATGAATGGCGGGCAAATTTCGCCAGGGCGCTGGGGGATAATGCCGGGTCGATCATTGATCTTGTCCCCGAGCTTGCGCACGTCATCGGACATCAGCCGACGGTGATGGCCGCCGAGCTCACAACTGCCGCCGTCCGTTTCAAGCACGTCTTCAAAGCCTTCTTGAGCGTCTTTGCCACCGCAGAGCATCCGTTGGTGATATTCGTCGACGATTTGCAATGGCTTGATCCTGCCACTCTCGATCTGATCCACGTTCTCGCGACGGAGAATGAGTTAAAACATACGCTGATCGTCATCGCGTATCGCGATGACGAGATCGATTCCACGCATTCTCTCGCCACCGTCTTGCCGAGCGTTCGGCAAATGCCTCGCCGGGTTACCGAAATCAGGCTCGAGAGATTGTCGCCGACCGACCTGGTGCGCTTATTGGCGAATGTCTTCTCTTGTGCTCCGGATCGCGTAGCAACGTTAGCTGCGATCGTCGGCGAGAAGACTGGTGGAAATCCGTTTTTTGCCCTCCAGTTTATTCGGAAACTCGCCGCCGACGGAGTTCTAACCTTCCATCCGGAAACCTCCGAATGGGATTGGAACGAGGAGGAAGTCACGGGCCGAAACGTTACCCAGAACGTTGCCCAGCTACTTTCGCTTCAATTGGATGGGCTGCCCGAAAATACGAAGACCGCACTGGGAATTCTGTCCCTGTTGGGCAACACGACCGACACTGACACAGCTGCGCTCACTCTCGGAATATCCACAGACGAACTTGGGCCGATACTCCGTCCGGCCACCGAAGCGGGCATGGTACGAATATCCTCCGGTTCAATTTCGTTCATTCATGACGAAATCCAGAAGGCGGCATACCTCTCGATAGGCGGCAGCGAGCGCATCAGGGAGCACCTGAGGATCGGACGACTGCTACTTGCCAGGACCGACGCCACGAGCTTGGACGAGAAGATCTATGAGATCGCCGGGCATTTCGACAAAGCACTCGGCTCCCTTTCGAACAACGAGCGCTTAAGCGTTGCCAATGTCTTCCTCGCCGCAGGAGAGCGCGCGAAGCAGGCGAGCGCTTATACTTCTGCGCAATCATACTTCGAAAAAGGGCTGACCGTCTTAGATAGAAACACCGAAGAGATGCATGCTCTATCGTTCAGATTGTGCTTGGGCCTTGCTGAATGTGACATAGTCACGGGAAACCTCTCCTCCGCTGAGGAGCGACTTGGCGCGCTAATGAAAAGGACAATCGTCTTCGCGGACCGCGCGGAGGTGATATGCCTGACAGTGTTGCTGTTGTTCACTACCGGCCGAAACGTGGAGGCGGTGGAAGCGGGAGTGGGCTTTCTGGTGGATGCGGGCATTGCATGGCCGCCCCAGCCAAACCACGCTGATGTTGTCAGCGAATTCGAGGAACTTCACCGGCAGCTACTCGAGCGACCGATCGAGGAACTTGCAGGCTCCCCCGAGATGACCGACCAACACATCATGTCTTGCATGGCAGTGATGACCGAGGTCTTCCCAGCGGCCTACGCCGTTGATCGTCGGCTGATGGAATTTCTGTTGTTGCGCATGACCGTCCTCAGCCTTCAACACGGCTTGTGCGACAGTTCCAGTGTCGCTTTTTCGGCATTGAACATGGCGCTCGGTGTTCAATTCGGTGACTACGCAACGGCGTACAAGTTCGGCGAACTGTCGCGAAGGCTCGTGGACCAGGGCCGAGCCGGCAGATACAAGGCACGCGTCTACTCCCTCTTCGCAGGCTTCGCGGTTCCCTGGATCAAACCACTGTCGTACAGTGCGCCGCTTACCGAAGAGGCTTTTCGCATCAGCACGGCGACGGGTGACCTCGCCTTTGCCGCATACAACGCTCGAAACCACATCACGCACGACATAATGTCGGGCAAACCGCTCAGCGAGGTCCAAGAGCGGGCGGAAAGCGCACTTGCTTTCGCCCGCACAGTGGAGCTTGGCCTGCCGCAGGAGAATTTCTTCAGCCAAGCACGGTTCATAAGGAAGCTGCGGGGTATCGCAGCCGACGGAAGTGCAGATGTCGATGGTTGGGCGATCGGGCAGGTTGATCCTCAGCCCGGCGCTGCGATGATGATCTGTTATCACTGGGTTTTCCGTCTGGTCGAACACTACTTGGCCGAAGACTTTACTGCCGCGCGGGAAGCCGCCTCCCACATAGAGCCGATCAAATGGGCCATGCGATCTTCGATCGAGGAAGCCGAATTCGAATTCTACGCGGGCCTTAACTCATCCGCGTTGGCAGTTCGCGATGTGATCCCCGCCGGCCGCCGCGAACAGCACCTCGAAGAACTGCGTAGGCGCCACGCGCGGCTGGCTACATGGGCAACCGGATGCCAGGAAACCTTCGCTTGCCGAGAAGCGTTGCTCGCCGCCGAGGTTGCTAAGTTGGAAGGTAGGGGCGCGGAGGCACAAACACTCTACGAAAAGGCCATCCGAACTGCCAGGGCGAACGGATTTCTCCAGGTGGACGCAATCGCCAGCGAGTTGGCGGGACGCTACTATGTCACACAAGGATTGGACATCCCGGCTGAAGCCTATCTCAAGCGCGCGAGAGAGGCCTTTTCGCGATGGGGCGCGGCTGCGAAGGTCAGGCTTCTGGACTTCAGCTTCATCAACCTGACCGATCGCGCATCACTGCCGCAATCACATGCGTCTCTGACATTGCCTGTTGCGTCGTTGGATATTGATGCCGTCGGCAAGGCATCTCGCGTGCTGTCGAGCGAGACTGTACTCGCCAGCCTTGTCGAAAAGCTGATGAAGCTTGTCGTGCAACATTCCGGCGCCGAGCGCGGTGTCTTGATGCTCCTCTCAGGCAACGAGCTCTTTATAGAAGCAACGGCAGCGACACGGGAGTCTGAGATAGACGTCAAACAGGACCGGAGGCTACCTACGGGATCCGAACTTCCAACGTCCGTTCTGCAATATGTACTGCGCACGCAGTCTCCCGTAGCCTTGCACGACGTGGCGGTAGGAATCTTCGACCCCGCTGACGAATACTTCCAGGCGAACCAACCACGATCGATCCTATGCGTACCGGTCTTCAATGCGACAGACCTGATTGGTCTTCTGTATGTCGAGAACAACGTCGTCTCCGATGTCTTCTCTGAAGATCGCACATCAGTCTTGGGCTTCCTCGCCTCGCAGGCGGGCATATGGCTTGGCAATGCGAGGCTCTATTCCGAACTTCAACGGAGCGAGACTTGGCTACGCGAAGCGCAACGACTCAGCCGCACAGGCAGCTTCTACTGGAGCGACGAGTTGGATAAACTCGAATGCTCAGAGGAAATCCATCGCATACTCCGCCTCCCCCGGGATCATGTCTTGACCATTGGCGGCCTAGGCGCCCTCGTCCACCCCGCGGAGCGGTCCGATTTTATCCAACTCGTCGACGGCGCTCGGGATTTCGGCGCCGACATTGATCGTCAGTTCAAATTGCAGTTACACGACGGCAGCACGCGTGATGTCCGTTTGGTGACGCGTAGCGGCTATGACGCGAACGGCGGCCGCCGGCATCTCGGCTCGCTGCAGGACGTCAGCGAAATGCAACGAACGCAAGACGTGCTTGCGCGTATCAGCGCCGAGCTCGCCCATGTCTCGCGCACCGCCACTCTTGGCGTCCTCGCTGCATCAATCGCGCACGAGGTCAGCCAGCCTTTGTTGGGCGTGGTAGCAAACGCGGAAACCTGCCAGATCATGCTCAACTCCGACCCACCCGACCTTGATGGCGCACGGCGAACTGCGGCACGCAGCCTCAGGGACGGAAACCGCGCGGCCGAGACCATCCGGCGTCTCCGCAGCCTGTTCGGCAGCAGGTCGCCCACCATCGAATCTTTCGACTTGAATGACGTGATACGCGAGGTTCTGACGCTTGCCGGAAACGAGCTTCAAGCGAATGACATACTGGTGCACACATCGTTTAAACGAGGATTGCCCTCGGCCTCTGGAGACAGGGTACAGGTTCAGCAGGTCGTGCTGAACATTCTGCTAAATGCGGTCGATGCCGTTCAGGGATTGCCCGGAGGCAGGCGCTCCATCAGCATCTCCACCAGACCTTACGGCGACGATGAGGTGCGGATCGACATTACCGACAACGGCTGCGGCATCGACGCTGACGACAGCGAACGCCTGTTCGAAGCGTTCTATACAACGAAGTCGAACGGCATGGGCGTTGGCCTATCGGTAAGCAAGGCGATCGTTGACAGCGTCGGAGGTCAAATCTGGGCGGCGGCAGATTCAGGTGGCGGCGCGACCTTTTCTTTTACCCTTAAACGTGCCAGCAGTTCGGGTGACAAGCGAAGCAGCTCTGAAGCGAACGGATCGCGGCCTGACCGCAACGCCTGA
- a CDS encoding PAS domain-containing protein, with protein sequence MDFGKPHSDAIAAARTIENLFGNGWAFDPEGNWIYLPIFAQSTLGVTPEELNTSRSDGSIAWKRLLHPKEYDRVAAAWQHSLDTGEPFNSEFRIKRKTGFAWARTAARASRSADGKITGWYGTSIDIDVHRKTVDALRDREQELLEIVNFVPSNLWRLQPDGEPTFFNKPMVEFLGMDVGELDSADGTRLEAMIRLAVHPEDQERFSAELAQSLSSGQGFSSQYRLRRHDGVYRWMSSRAAALHDRNGRLVQWNGLCLDIDDQVRVEEALKRSEWHLQQLIDALPVHVCSWTPEGELLYVSRRYLDELGLSTVNLSEFAKTALEYVHPEDVGSVEASLRGVESGSAFSIRYRRKIPDGGYRWTDGRFEPLRDEAGHITEWFGLSIDVDDEMVVQEALRENERSLKELVETLPTMIYCATTEGKPIYRSRKLQEFLGFGIEDKDGLRASRLEGTLDAIIHPDDLDAVRQRYAYSLRTGEPYVMKHRLRRYDGEYRWVETRTAAMRNTEGAIIQWNGVCVDIDDWVRDQEQLGLAQRNLARASQAASLAELTASIAHEVGQPLAAVVSSSDASHRWLSADPPNVERALKALERVMRSAETTMDVFNRVRALFKHSNDAKQPSSIKEVVGLARELLTEDAIRRDVRLDVTIEPDLPSIALDRVQIQQVLVNLMRNGLEAGYHGTGRARLSIDARREGAVIKIAVRDNGPGLVSTDRVFEPFFTTKSDGMGMGLAICKSIVEAHGGRLWAEASEPTGAAFIFTLPLGTVAPEPEAEPSDLPQPAK encoded by the coding sequence ATGGATTTCGGTAAGCCGCATTCCGATGCCATTGCGGCGGCCAGGACCATCGAGAATCTCTTTGGAAACGGCTGGGCGTTCGATCCCGAGGGCAATTGGATATACCTTCCGATTTTCGCGCAATCCACGCTTGGGGTTACGCCTGAAGAACTGAATACGTCTCGCTCCGATGGCAGTATTGCCTGGAAACGGCTTCTTCACCCCAAGGAGTACGACAGGGTCGCAGCCGCCTGGCAGCACTCGCTGGATACGGGCGAGCCGTTCAATTCGGAGTTCCGCATCAAGCGTAAAACCGGATTTGCCTGGGCAAGGACGGCTGCACGCGCGTCTCGGAGCGCGGATGGTAAGATCACCGGGTGGTACGGTACGTCTATCGATATCGACGTCCATCGGAAGACTGTCGATGCCCTTCGAGACCGTGAGCAGGAATTGCTCGAGATAGTGAATTTCGTTCCAAGCAATCTGTGGAGGCTGCAGCCAGACGGCGAGCCGACGTTTTTCAACAAGCCGATGGTCGAATTTCTCGGCATGGATGTGGGGGAATTGGATTCAGCGGATGGTACTCGTCTAGAGGCGATGATCCGGCTTGCTGTCCACCCTGAAGACCAAGAGAGGTTCAGCGCCGAGCTCGCCCAATCACTTTCCAGCGGGCAGGGCTTCTCTTCCCAGTACCGCTTGCGCCGGCACGACGGTGTTTATCGATGGATGTCGAGCCGGGCTGCGGCTCTTCACGATCGAAATGGCCGCCTCGTTCAATGGAACGGGCTTTGTTTGGACATTGACGATCAAGTTCGGGTCGAGGAGGCTCTCAAACGGAGCGAGTGGCATCTTCAACAGCTGATCGACGCGTTGCCCGTGCACGTTTGCAGTTGGACGCCCGAGGGTGAGCTGCTTTACGTCAGCAGGCGGTATCTCGACGAACTTGGACTGTCTACGGTCAACCTTTCAGAGTTTGCGAAGACGGCGCTGGAATACGTGCATCCGGAAGACGTTGGATCGGTCGAGGCCTCTTTGCGGGGCGTCGAAAGCGGAAGCGCGTTTTCCATTCGCTATCGCAGGAAAATACCCGATGGTGGATATCGCTGGACTGATGGCAGGTTTGAGCCGCTCCGTGATGAGGCAGGGCACATAACCGAGTGGTTTGGCCTGTCGATCGACGTCGACGACGAGATGGTGGTTCAGGAAGCTCTGAGGGAGAACGAGCGGTCTCTGAAGGAACTGGTCGAGACTCTTCCGACGATGATTTATTGCGCAACGACGGAAGGCAAGCCGATTTATCGTTCGCGGAAGCTACAGGAGTTCCTGGGTTTCGGGATTGAGGACAAGGATGGTCTTCGCGCGTCGCGGCTGGAGGGAACGCTCGACGCGATCATTCATCCCGACGACCTCGATGCGGTGCGACAGCGTTACGCTTATTCGCTGCGCACTGGCGAACCCTACGTCATGAAACATCGTCTAAGGCGATACGACGGTGAATATCGTTGGGTCGAAACCCGCACCGCGGCGATGCGAAACACAGAAGGCGCTATCATCCAATGGAACGGTGTCTGCGTCGACATCGATGACTGGGTCCGAGATCAGGAGCAACTCGGTCTCGCCCAGCGCAACCTTGCGCGTGCGAGCCAGGCAGCAAGCCTGGCCGAGTTGACCGCTTCGATAGCTCACGAAGTTGGGCAGCCTCTGGCCGCAGTCGTCTCCAGTTCTGACGCAAGTCACCGTTGGCTTTCCGCAGATCCGCCAAATGTTGAGCGCGCCCTGAAGGCTCTGGAACGGGTCATGCGAAGCGCGGAAACGACAATGGATGTCTTCAACCGAGTACGTGCGCTGTTCAAGCATAGCAACGATGCCAAGCAGCCCAGCTCTATCAAGGAGGTCGTGGGATTGGCGCGCGAACTCCTTACGGAAGACGCTATTCGTAGAGATGTACGCCTGGACGTGACGATCGAGCCCGATCTGCCGAGCATCGCACTCGATCGCGTGCAGATTCAGCAGGTCCTCGTCAACCTCATGAGAAACGGCCTGGAGGCCGGGTATCATGGAACGGGCCGGGCAAGGCTCTCGATCGACGCCAGGAGGGAGGGCGCTGTCATCAAGATTGCGGTGCGCGACAATGGGCCTGGCCTGGTGTCCACTGACCGGGTCTTTGAACCTTTCTTCACGACCAAGTCGGACGGGATGGGTATGGGGCTCGCCATCTGCAAGTCGATCGTCGAGGCCCATGGCGGTCGGCTCTGGGCGGAGGCGTCCGAACCTACGGGAGCGGCGTTTATCTTTACGCTGCCGCTTGGAACGGTTGCGCCTGAGCCAGAAGCGGAACCTTCGGATTTGCCACAGCCGGCTAAGTGA
- a CDS encoding LysR family transcriptional regulator, translating into MGSFTAAARSIGTSPSSASKAISRLEAIFGAKLLRRTTRTLTLTHEGEALYKWVRPILAQIEQAGDVLQFNENTSGHLRVSLPGEFGRQLLAPIFESFMAAHPNISLQLDMSDRHADVVRDGYDAVYRVGYADENSLVSRTLTHLEMAVVASPSFASKHGNSIGIDTLRELPFARYSIDGRVYAVQLADGTEFVPKGRLDLDTATAIRQAAKSGLGLAYVIKLIVQADLARGTLVELVPSTMLKPMPFQVLHTLGKMPTQRLQVFTDFVAETIKELQSASTSSFKM; encoded by the coding sequence ATGGGATCGTTCACCGCTGCTGCGCGCAGCATTGGAACGAGTCCGTCATCAGCCTCAAAAGCCATATCGCGGCTTGAGGCAATTTTCGGTGCAAAGCTCCTGCGCCGCACCACTCGAACGCTAACGCTGACGCATGAGGGAGAGGCGCTATATAAATGGGTGCGACCGATCCTTGCCCAGATCGAGCAAGCTGGGGACGTTCTCCAATTCAATGAGAACACGTCGGGCCATTTGCGGGTCAGCTTGCCCGGCGAATTCGGCCGCCAACTTCTCGCGCCGATTTTCGAGAGCTTCATGGCAGCACACCCGAACATCTCGCTGCAGTTGGACATGAGTGACCGCCACGCCGACGTTGTCCGCGATGGCTACGATGCGGTCTACAGAGTGGGTTATGCTGACGAGAACTCGCTTGTTTCCCGAACCCTGACGCACTTGGAAATGGCGGTGGTGGCGTCTCCGTCCTTCGCCAGCAAACACGGCAATTCGATCGGCATCGACACACTTCGCGAGTTGCCGTTTGCCCGATACTCGATTGACGGAAGGGTCTATGCCGTTCAATTGGCTGACGGAACGGAGTTCGTTCCGAAGGGCCGACTAGATCTCGATACTGCGACGGCCATCCGCCAGGCAGCGAAATCGGGACTTGGCCTTGCCTATGTGATCAAGCTGATAGTGCAGGCCGACCTTGCTCGCGGCACGTTAGTGGAGCTCGTCCCCTCGACAATGCTGAAACCGATGCCCTTCCAGGTTCTTCACACGCTGGGCAAGATGCCGACACAGCGATTGCAGGTGTTTACCGACTTCGTCGCCGAGACGATTAAAGAGCTTCAATCGGCATCCACGTCATCGTTCAAAATGTGA
- a CDS encoding response regulator — MHSPPNIAIIDDDQSVRESLIDLLEVLGFSPTSYASAFEFLASSSISQTDCLLLDISMPGMNGVELNAELTSRSINIPVVFMTGHAQEAMISEARSAGACLFKPFAGRELKAAIEAAIT, encoded by the coding sequence ATGCACTCCCCACCAAACATCGCGATCATCGACGACGATCAATCGGTGCGAGAGTCATTGATCGATCTTCTCGAGGTACTGGGTTTTTCGCCGACGTCCTACGCATCCGCATTTGAGTTTCTTGCTTCTTCGTCAATCTCGCAGACGGATTGCTTGCTGCTCGACATATCGATGCCTGGAATGAACGGCGTCGAGCTCAACGCAGAACTGACGAGCCGGTCGATCAACATCCCGGTGGTGTTCATGACGGGTCACGCACAGGAAGCGATGATCTCGGAGGCGAGATCGGCGGGGGCCTGTCTCTTCAAACCGTTTGCGGGTCGGGAGCTGAAGGCGGCCATCGAAGCCGCCATCACTTAG
- a CDS encoding LysR substrate-binding domain-containing protein, protein MLDLKDVYFFVQVVDRGGFTAAGESLRVPKSTLSHRVRELEDSLGVRLINRTSRQFGMTDVGAEFYQYALQLLHSADSAEEFVRQRLHEPSGTIRITTAVEIAQFALRDVIPTFLNRYPKVRIVEIATDRLVDMVAEGFDLALRGHVASLQNSTLVQRGIASVPWYLFASPEYLRKAGDVTEPEALSSHSTLANDRHGADLWRLKGPAGREVEVPIEPRFLSNNMIALKEAACANLGVAALPGYMCLEEIEAGRLYQILPGWMAADARMSALIPYRNGLLPAVRSLVDFLAVEVPKVTAFTPRLASE, encoded by the coding sequence ATGCTCGACCTCAAAGACGTGTACTTCTTCGTCCAAGTCGTTGATCGCGGCGGGTTTACCGCGGCCGGCGAGAGCCTCCGTGTGCCGAAGTCGACCCTCAGTCATAGGGTCAGGGAGCTGGAGGACTCGCTTGGGGTGCGGCTGATAAATCGCACATCCAGACAATTCGGGATGACGGATGTCGGAGCGGAGTTTTACCAATATGCGCTTCAGCTGCTTCATTCAGCGGACTCCGCCGAGGAGTTCGTCCGCCAAAGACTGCACGAGCCAAGCGGAACGATCAGGATTACGACAGCGGTCGAGATTGCCCAGTTCGCTCTGCGCGATGTGATCCCAACCTTTTTGAACCGATACCCCAAAGTGAGGATCGTTGAGATCGCTACCGACCGGCTGGTCGACATGGTGGCCGAGGGATTTGATCTGGCTTTGCGCGGGCATGTAGCCTCCCTCCAAAACTCCACTCTCGTTCAGCGGGGAATTGCCAGTGTGCCGTGGTATCTCTTCGCAAGTCCGGAGTATCTCCGGAAGGCGGGAGACGTGACGGAGCCAGAGGCGTTGTCATCTCACTCGACGTTGGCGAACGACCGCCATGGTGCGGATCTGTGGCGCCTAAAGGGGCCGGCAGGTCGCGAAGTCGAGGTTCCAATCGAGCCAAGGTTTCTCAGCAACAACATGATCGCCCTGAAGGAGGCCGCGTGCGCGAACCTTGGTGTCGCTGCACTCCCCGGTTATATGTGTCTCGAGGAGATCGAGGCGGGAAGGCTTTATCAGATATTGCCCGGATGGATGGCGGCAGATGCCCGCATGAGCGCGTTGATACCCTACCGCAACGGTCTTCTTCCGGCGGTGCGGTCGCTCGTGGATTTCCTGGCGGTCGAGGTCCCGAAGGTAACCGCCTTTACGCCGCGGCTTGCCAGTGAGTAA